The Coregonus clupeaformis isolate EN_2021a chromosome 35, ASM2061545v1, whole genome shotgun sequence genome includes the window GCTGCTGCCGGAGGCGGCCATCAACGAAGTGTACCTGGCCCCTCTGCTGCAGTGCCTCATCGAGGGCCTGGGGGCTGAGCCACGCGTCGCATCCAACGTCTGCTGGGTGAGACAGAAGCTGGAGCCgctttttgatttgttttacctTTTTAAAATCCCAATTCAAAAAGACGTGGATACAATGCATTTAAAATCATTGAGGATAACTACAAAAGTTTCACAGCTTATTTCCTTTGTGGTCCTCTTGTAGGCCTCCACCACATATGTAGCAGTAGGACTTCATTAATCCCACAGAGATCAGTGTTTTATCACCACAAGCATCAGCGATAGACTGCACCGTACAAAGACACTCGCTCAATTACAACAATTTATGCCTTAGATCTCAGTCCTCTGCACTCGAGTGGAATATGTTGTATCAAAGTATCTGTAGTTGAGAGAAATACCTGTCTGGTCTGTGATGAGAAATCATGCACCACGCTGAACATGTGATGGATAACCCCTACCACAATATCTGAGACCAGCTAAAGGACCACAAATGATGACTAGATCATTCAGTGTTTCCATATGAATGCCCTCATGATaactttccctccctcccctcaggccTTCTCCAGCCTGGCAGAAGCGGCGTACGAAGCCACAGATGCAGCGGAGGACCAGGAGGAGCCTGCCACATactgcctctcctcttccttcGAGCTCATTGTCCAGAAACTCCTAGAAACCACAGACAGGTAAGCAGGACTCTCCAGAAACCACAGACTTTGCAGAAACTCCTAGAAACCACAGACAGGTAAGCAGTACTCTCCAGAGACCACAGACTTTGCAGAAACTCCTAGAAACCACAGACGGGTAGGCAGGACTGTCTAGAAAGTCCTAGAAACACAACCACAGACAGGTATTCTGGACAGGGGGACGGAACGGCACCTTCTGTTGTCCAGGACTGTAGAGGTTTAAAACACCTCTCAACTTGGCTCTTCAAACAAACTAGACATTTGTCTGGAGGAGTTCTTGAAAGTTGGCTAGAGAAGTTCTTGAAAGTTAGCTAGAGACTAACTCTCTCTGGTCTGTGATGAGAAATCATGCACCACGCTGAACATGTGATGGATAACCCCTACCACTATCTGAGACCTTCAGCGACAACATTTGGAGATTTCCTCAGGAAATCCTTTGAAGCCCTTAGCTGTACATACCCTTTTGGAGACTGAGTGTCTTGTCCAGTCTCGTCGTCCTAGATCTGGTTTATGTATTTGAACGCACCACATTTTTGCCAAGAATTGTACACATTTCTATATAATATAAAAtgctaataatattaataataaaatGTTTTCCTGATGCGCAGTAATGATTTAAGTGAATTAAATAAACGTTCTCCCTCTGTGTCCAACAGGCCGGACGGTCACCAGAACAACCTGCGTAGCGCGGCCTACGAGGCCCTGATGGAGATTGTGAAGAATAGCGCCAAGGACTGCTACCCAGCCGTGCAGAAGACCACCCTGGTCATCATGGAGCGCCTGCAGCAGGTCCTGCAGATGGAGGTGGGTCCCaacagatagagaggagagatgggagagagagatggattgggggggtggggggcacGTGGTCCCAATAAAAGGGAGAAACGTTTGTGGTCTGTGATGAGAAATCATGTACTCACTACTCTGAAAAGCTCTGATGTTTACTTAAGGATTTATCTGAGACCTACTTTAAACTATTGGACATTTTGCTTGGAGTCTTTTCTGTATTGAATAAACTCCCAATGAAGAATCTAATGTTGATTTCATGTGTTCTCACTCCTTCTCCCAGTCTCACATCCAGAGCACGTCGGACAGAATTCAGTTCAACGACCTCCAGTCTCTACTGTGTGCCACCCTGCAGGTGAGACGAGCTGGCTTCATTCAGTTTGACCCTGAAACCATTTCAACCTCCTCGAACTAGAGGTAGGAGTAGAATACCTAGGGGGTTCCATGAATACATTTAGCTGTCTTGAGTATTTTAAAGccttagaaaaaaatatatatatacacatttgagTACCTGTCTGGTCTGTGACGAGAAATCGTGTACTGAAAACCCTGATGACACTAATAGGAAGAATCTGAGACCTGCACAGAAGTGATCAATAAGAGACTAGTAAAGGAGAGTGCTTTATGAGGAAAGATACCGTAGACCGACACCCAGCAAGGAAACAAGTTGTAGGTTGGAGTTTGTCTCAATGCTAGCCTCTTTCCCGCATCTCCTCACAGTAGCTGCTAGATAATGATGAAAGTTAGCCTGTGCTATGTTAGGTTAAAACCCTTTCCCTCCCCACTTCTCTATAGAATGTGCTGAGGAAGGTGCAGCACCAGGACGCGTTGCAGATCTCAGATGTGGTGATGGCCTCTCTGCTGAGAATGTTCCAGAACACCGCTGGCTCCGGGGGCGTACAGGAGGACGCACTCATGGCCGTCTCAACCTTGGTGGAAGGTGAGCCATTTAAAACAGTCTGACACACACTATGTTTTTCTACCAACACTCTCCACCCATTTTAGTAGGATGAATTATGTTTATGTGAATCTAAGCAGTTAAACCTTGTATCTGGTCTGTGATGAAAAATCTTATACTCAAAACCCTGAAATTTAATAGGATTTATATGAGACCTGTTTCCAGCCACTTGTCAATGTTAAACTGATTTCCACGTTTCTCTTTACAGTATGTAAATGGTGTGTTGCATGTCCAGTGTCACATGCCTCACGGaatacgtttacatgcacactaataattcagTATTAAAGtattatggcagtaggccgagtATCGCATTAGTCATTTAAACACCTTACTCAGCTCATCACAATCAAAGTTAACATTAGccaattaaaacacctggttttctgagctaTCTGATTAGGATATATAAACGGCTTAATCGGTGTTCCAGCGATGTATTTGATCTGTGTGTGTGCTAGCACCAGCAACGCATGTCTCCCTCTTATGCGCAAGTGAGTTTGGACAAACTGGAAGTATgaatcttagaaatagttttcacatacaaactttatgtcggaatcaaataggcttcccaaaaataacatggtccctatagtagaacgtttattttgattgaagattttctgcatttatcaaagtGCCATCAGGTAGAcagatttcagatgtgtccatataaacaggattattagggaaattgttATTCTAGGCAAAGCATTTAAAGGTTTAAATCGGTTTAATCTGTTATATTAATCTGTTTATTCACAATAAgcgtattattgtgtgcatgtatcCATGTAATGTCTTCTGTCTTTCCTCCTTAGTATTGGGTGCTGACTTTCAGAAATACATGGATGCCTTTAAACCGTTCCTGGGAATTGGACTGAAGAATTACGCAGAATATCAAGTGGGTTCTAGGATTATATGAATCTCGTAATGTCAAAAACAAAACTGTCCTCCCTTTCACTGACGCCTGTTCCTCTCGCTGCTCTGAGATGTGGCAGTTGGGATTTTAGGTCGTCACAGAGTAAAGCAGGGTCTATTTCACCCAGTGTTTGAGGTAGCAGAGCTGCCATTATCTACGCTGGACTTTGCTGGACCCCACACTTGAAATGCACAGATTTAGTAGCTAAGTTACTTCTAGTAAtgctaaccacacactcactccccctctctccctcccacgctctctccctcccacgctttttctttctttctctttctcttttctcttttttctttctctttctgtcttttttctttttatctttctgtttttctttctttcttgtcaGGTGTGTCTGGCTGCGGTGGGCCTGGTGTGTGACTTGTGCCGAGCCCTGATGTCCAACATCCTGCCTTACTGCGATGAGATCATGCAGCTCCTGCTAGAGAACCTGGGGGTGAGTGTCACTTTAGTTTCTGCCATCTGTGTTGGTAATGGCAAGGCTACCATTATCATTACTGGAATGTGCAGGACCATACGTTTGAGTCTTATTGCAGATTTACGGCCTCCGAAGCATGTAAATGCCTTCATGTCAAGCTGACCGTAGACCCCAAAAAAATGCTTTTATCAGAAAGCAAAGGTTATGATTCCAGCTAAGCCTTTGTTCATATGGGTTAGGTTAAGTCTTGTGGATACTAATGCAATTTGTCACCAGTACTGACTAAGGGCATGTGTGTTGCCCCTGCAGAATGAGAACGTGCACCGGTCAGTGAAGCCCCAGATCCTGTCAGCTTTCGGAGACATCGCCCTGGCCATCGGAGGAGAGTTCAAGAAGTACCTGGAGATCGTCCTGGACACGCTGCAGCAGGCGTCGCAGGCACAAGTCGACAAGGTAGAACAGATGGACACACACTGTACCACATTGGCATCCCCTTGTTTTGTTTGACCCTGACGCCTGTTCCTCTCGCTGCTCTGAGATGTGGCAGTTGGGATTTTAGGTCGTCACAGAGTAAAGCAGGGTCTATTTCACCCAGTGTTCATGAGGTAGCAGGGCTGCCATTATCAACACTGGACTTTGCTGGACCCCACAAGTTTTGTCCCTGAGCATTTTTGTTGGAACCTTGTTAAGCTTGCCTCTTCCAGAGTTTGTTAGTGATGTTAGTAATATAGTGGTCAATAGAAACAATGGATAATTGTAACATATGAATTGACCAGTTACTCTTATGAAGCCCTTTGGATTCCTCTAAAGACAGTTGCGCTCCTCAATTCTGTCTGTCCTCCGTCCCGCTAACCTGCTGTGTGTTGGTTCCTTCCCCCTGGCAGACGGACTATGACATGGTGGACTATCTGAACGAGCTGCGGGAGGGCTGTCTGGAGGCCTACACTGGCATCATCCAGGGCCTGAAGGGAGACCAGGAGAATGTGCACCGTGAGTCCCCTAGCTACCATCCCCCCAGCATCATAACTCATCTACAGATTTTGTGGATCTAGTATTTTGGTCTATTGCTGACTATGGTATTGATATTGTCTTTAATTGTCTTGATGCCAATTGTTGGATTTTCCTGCACTAGTGTGTTTACAGTAGAGACTGAGGATTCCGTCCACTGACGCCTGTTCCTCTCGCTGCTCTGAGATGTGGCAGTTGGGATTTTAGGTCGTCACAGAGTAAAGCAGGGTCTATTTCACCCAGTGTTCATGAGGTAGCAGGGCTGCCGTTATCAACACTGGACTTTGCGGGACCCCACACTTGCACATTGTGGCATTTGCCGATTTTCGCACTTTGGAGTGTGCCACATTTCCTAACAAGCATCCTTAATCACTTCTTTGCCAGAATTATGGCAACTTTGAGTGAATATTGAACATCTCTGTCTTAATTCTCATGATTGTGCTGAACATTGTCTTCATTGTATCTCTCTGTCCTGTAGCTGACGTGATGCTGGTGCAGCCCAGAGTGGAGTTCATCCTGTCCTTCATCCACCACATCGCTGAAGACGAGGACCACTCTGACGGCGTGGTGGCCAACGCCGCCGGACTCATAGGGTAAAGCAACTTGGATTATCCGAAAGGGGTAGTGACGCTTGCTTCAATAATACTGAAGATGCTTTTGGTATGACACAGCATAGAAATGTTAGGGGTAGCTTGGGGCTAAGATGCATGGAGTAGGGCAGGTGATCAAGGCATGAGAAACACATTAGTATGATGAAttctgatttttatttttatatctaATGAAAACCTGTCTGGGTTGTGAGATATTGTACTCAAAACCCTGATGTTTTAATAGCATTTTCTGAAACCTGCACAAACACGGTCAGAAAGAGACTTGAAAAGGAGTTGTTTTAGGTAGCAAGCCTCTAGATCGGAGTCGTGTTTCCAGCGACTTGGTCAATGTTAAACTGGTTTCTCTGCTTCTCCTTACAGTATGTAAATGGTGTTGTTCCTGTGACATGCTTAGTTAACCCTTTCCCTCCCCTGTGATGTAAAATGTGCTGCATGTGGTCCAACCCTCCGTCTGTCCTCTCCACAGAGACCTGTGCACGGCCTTTGGGAAGGACGTGATGAAGCTGGTGGAGCTGCGGCCCCTCATCAACGACCTGCTGACGGAGGGCCGGAGGTCCAAGACCACCAAGACCAAGACGCTGGCCACATGGGCCACCAAGGAGCTGCGCAAGCTCAAGAGCCAGGCCTGGTGAGTTACTGACCTACTGACTGTCACCCCTACAGCACCTCTAGGGCAACCGCAAGGGAACAGCCAgggataataaaaaaaaatacagttTGAAAGTGAATGGTGCGTTGGAGATACCTATGCAGGAAATGCTAGTCTTGTCCATTTTGTTTTATTATGGAGATGGAGTGAAATTGTAACTATCAGTTATTTCATGAAAGAGCATGTATAGAGCGTGTCATTTGGTGACCAATTCTGAGATTTATAAATTCACCACAATTTCACTGTAGCAGCCTAATGAGAGATCACACTGCATGCATTGAGCACGTGAACACAGGACTTTGGCTCCTTCAGCTAATAAGCTTTTCTTCCTCATTTCTCCTCTACAGATTTCATGCTGGTCGGGGATAAAATAGACAACGATGAACAATGAAAACGCCCCACTGGAATTTCTTCTGTCTTTTGCGTCGTGTCCGAGTTAAAGCAGAAGTGAAGCGTGCGCTGAGATGAGTGTCTGAGAAtgtgagagcgagagtgagagtgagCGAGGATCGACATCACACCACCTTCTGAGTACAATTCCAGCAGTCGCCGGCAGACCAGCAGCGCCCCACCCCTGAACCCCCACCACCACTTCCTTAGCCTCCCCACCCTCCTCTTCACGGCCACCTGTGGACTGATTCTGACTCGACGACAAGGAGTCCACCCAAAAACTTGGATCACTGTAGCCGGCTAGTTCTAGAACTCTTCTGAAAAAACTAATATTAGTCTACAACAGGATCACCAGAGTAGAGAAAAAATAACTGCCAAAATGTGGTTTCTTTTGAgggaaaatacaaacaaaacatgaTACGAAATAACTTTATTATTTTGCTCTTTGACCGATCTGTGGAAGACTTACTTTTTCCCTTGTCTTTTTTTTTGGTTCCTTCAAGCACTATATGGTTGCGGACTTCAAAAATGGAGATGGTCAATTTTACGCAAATGTGAACTGAACCGGAATCTGAAAAATGCAAACGTTTGGGGTGACGGAAATGCGCCCAAAGGATCACTGCTGGAGTTGAAGGAAGACGAAACGAGGGGGACGAGCGGGCGGTCTCCACCCCCCTCGTCTCCTACCTCTAGCCTCTCTGATATCCCCCAGCCTGCCCCTGCACGGAGCCCCCACAGCGCTGCAGGGGTAgagctagccagcctggatgatGGAGTGTGTGTCCGTGAGGGAGGGGATTCACAGTCTCTACTCCCCCGGTTAttgcaaataataataataataataataaagcttGACACAAATTCAGTAAGATATATTTCTGATGCTGTTTGGGAGAGGGCGGTGGGGGCTCGGTAGATGACTTATTGGCAGCACTTAAGTGAATTGGCAAGAATGTGTTCTTCCTTTATTTCCtgcaagagaatcactgacaatGTTCAcctttccttttttctttttaTTTGAATGGCATCAGTTGTTTCTCTTCGTCTTCAGTGTGGGCTTCTACATAAACAGACCCTCTCTTGCCAGACCTGTTAACAAGAATCGGTGAGGATTTAAGCGTTGGGTGCATCTGGATCAGTGCATATTAGTGCATCAGGATCAATCAAGGGAACACTCCCAAAAGCACTAAATTGGACATGTAATACTTTGACATCTTAATGTTAAGATGAGCAAGGAGTAGAAAACGAGTGCCAAATTTAGACTACTCGGCATAGGGTAAAatacaacaagcaaacacacacttgCCTATAGCGTGCAGTTCAGAAATAAACCTATAATTGAACTACATGACGAACTAGTGAATTGGGCTTGTTTCGGTTCCCATTTGTTGGTTTCTCGCTGCACTTAGTTGGAAAAGGGTCACTCGCCAAGCTGTTAAAATGAGAATCGAAGACGTTTGTACAAGGTTATATTTTTCCATTGCTATGAAAAGAAACAATAAAATGATATCAAACATTCCCCAAGCAGTTCTGGTACTTTGGTCTGTATTCTTATCTTCCTTTTGTTTCTTGCAAAGGTTTGTAATGCAATGTGATGACTTTAGTTTCCATGGCAACACTTGGTTGGTCGAGAGATCCCCAGAAACTTCCAAAAATGTATCTTTCTATATTGACATAATCAATCGGGTTCAATTTAACTTGTCTTTACTGTTTTGTACTGTTTACGTTCTCCAATGCAGTGTTGGATATGAGGCGTTTTCCATTTTGATTTGAGATTGAATATTTTTTGCAGTGACTTTGATTCTCACACCACTTTGGGTTGTGTAACATTGTCCTCATGGGCTTGGCTATTTACACCATGTCATGTGTTGAAATGATATTAAGCATTGCAACTTGAATATAGAATTGTGAACATTAAGACCTgcttttttttcttaatttccAACCTAGTAAACTAATAAAAATCTATATTGTACTTACTGCTGTAACCTTTCCATTCAACGTTCTTCTGTAAATGGCTGCCACTTGTGCCTGTTGACCCTTATACCCTTGCATTGAGTGTGTGTAGAAGAAAAATCCATCTTGCTTAAAAGGAAAAAAGTCAGTCAACCATAATTACTCTTGTCCCTCCAGAAATTAACATGACAGGTTGAGCATGTTTGCAAGTGACCTTAATGCAAAATTTggggtgtcccaaatggctccttattcactgtatagtgcactacttctgaccagggcccatagacaaAGTACATTTGGACCTGAGCACAATTTGGAATTGCTGCTACGTTTTATGTTAGAAGTTAACCCAAACCACAGCTGTATGATATTACCTGATTTCCAATCCTAAGGATAACGGGAAAGAAACATGGAAGTACACTGTCAACTTCCATATACAATATATTATCAGATATCGGGTCACCTCCCTCTAGTGCCTAGCTGACTGAACTGCAAGTGTTGGTTTTATTTCACCACAACTCAATTTAAACGAAACGACACAGTGCTGTTTAATAAACTTGCAATACTGATTTAGCCTGAAATTGGACTCCTTATAAACGGGTGAAATGAAAAACTCGACTCATTGTGAAGGCTACATTTGCTAAGAGATACAATGCATCTAAATAGCACATTATAGTGAAATATAAAACTGGGTCGTTAATTTATACTTGACCACGAAGAGGTCATccagtgttgccaatttagcgagttttcagacccctctagcgacacattttcaaaaaagcgactagcgagaaatctagcgactttttctggtgttattggagactgacgtgaaagcacgtatcgttcttactcttctcaacgagcagcgggtgctttgttacccccgtcccaaagcactcacaggcgtcCCAGTCCTCGAGCAGCAgcccctcccagctgcagtcagcaggagatgttcacccctccgcgtccagactgcaaatgaagccgccgctggctgatcccgccctggtttacattcagggcgggatgtaaatgtagggtgttttttactcactttttgtctctcccacgacattattcctctctcctacagcatccatcgcaattacatgcacatggccaattatgcaaattaggtgatgacgccatttagcgacttctagcgacttttaggacagccaatagctactttccttactgaggagttggcaacacttgAATCTGGGATGAGCAGAGCAGCAACTGATGATGTTGTACACGGTCACCTAAAAGGCTCGAGGGCCACGGTCACAAAGAACAGGCTCAGTACAAATTATATGAAAATAACCACGTTAACATTCCATCTTGAAATAGTGTTTTTTTTTCctaagaaggagagagagcagtCAAGGAGGAGGGTGGGGTTTATGTGTGAGAGAAGCAGAATCTAGGGGCTTTTGGGGTCCTTTCTACTTCAGGAAGCGTTCAGGGCATGGGCAGAGCAACGGGCAGAGACAgatgatctattatattgaccagatactcaagtggccGTTCTAACAATGAAAAGGCAGAGGacgcaagatcaggtgggaccattctagccaatgagagggcagatacgcgcgtcaacaacaggcacaactctgatataaagtgtttttttctcaaagttgccgggatgtcacgtgtcctacttatatccgcacgctcgtaacaacctaagcattaggAAACTTCTATTCGaacaaataagcctcacgtagcaaatcAGCCATTACATTTttggttgaccaaattcgacactcattaACCTCCATACAAAAACCCCTCGCTTGGTGAGCAAAAAAACAAacacgccacctgctggagaagacatattttgggcccagttatccctAACTTCGATGCATAAATGGGCCCAAAATCTGTATTTTCCAGCAGGTGGCGGCTTATCGTTTTTTTTCGCTCTCCAAGCGAGGAGTTTTTATATGGGTATGGGCCTCCTTTATTACCAGAAGAAGCAGATTATTGATGTTGCCTCTGCGCAGCCGCCCCTCGAGCCCTAGTGCGCGAGCCACCCATTACATCCATGTTGTCTACGAAGAGGGAATCGGCGTCAGCAATACTGACGGAACGTTTTAGATGTGTTTTTGTTTATTCGCATACATTTATCAGATTTTTTCCCACGAGGAATATGGAACTTTAAATGACTGTCGTGTATGTAGAATGATGTGTTTGCAGTCAGCAACCGTGCTATTTATTTTTCTTAATGTTATGTAAGAACATAGACGGTACGCGGCGCCTCTTGTTCCGAATTGAGGAGTAATAATGAATAACGCGCAAGATATGTCTCCTGATTTTGTCTTGATGCGCTTGGTTTCTGCGGCTGAATATGACCGATTGGACGAGGAGAATTTGACGTCGGGCGGTGGAGTGGTTTCCGGATTCGGGAAAGCTGTCTTGGGTAATCATGGCAACAATATCAACAATGGGTTTGAATTTGATCCTAACAACCCCACAGCAGGCCCGGCGATTCCGAGCAATCCCTCCCCGCACTATAGTTCACA containing:
- the LOC121569639 gene encoding importin subunit beta-1 isoform X2; the protein is MELITILEKTVSPDRNELEAAQKFLEQAAIENLPAFLVELSKVLANPGNTQVARVAAGLQVKNSLTSKDPDVKTRYQQRWLAIDANARREIKNFVLQTLGTETYRPSSASQCVAGIACAEIPVTQWPELIPQLVANVTDPSSTEHMKESTLEAIGYICQDIDPEQLQDNANQILTAIIQGMRKEEPSNNVKLAATNALLNSLEFTKANFDKETERHFIMQVVCEATQCPDTRVRVAALQNLVKIMSLYYQYMETYMGPALFAITIEAMKSDIDEVALQGIEFWSNVCDEEMDLAIEATEASEQGRPPEHTSKFYAKGALQYLVPILTQTLTKQDENDDDDDWNPCKAAGVCLMLLATCCEDDVVPHVLPFIKEHIKHPDWRYRDASVMAFGSILEGPELNQLKPLVIQAMPTLIELMKDPSVVVRDTTAWTVGRICELLPEAAINEVYLAPLLQCLIEGLGAEPRVASNVCWAFSSLAEAAYEATDAAEDQEEPATYCLSSSFELIVQKLLETTDRPDGHQNNLRSAAYEALMEIVKNSAKDCYPAVQKTTLVIMERLQQVLQMESHIQSTSDRIQFNDLQSLLCATLQNVLRKVQHQDALQISDVVMASLLRMFQNTAGSGGVQEDALMAVSTLVEVLGADFQKYMDAFKPFLGIGLKNYAEYQVCLAAVGLVCDLCRALMSNILPYCDEIMQLLLENLGNENVHRSVKPQILSAFGDIALAIGGEFKKYLEIVLDTLQQASQAQVDKTDYDMVDYLNELREGCLEAYTGIIQGLKGDQENVHPDVMLVQPRVEFILSFIHHIAEDEDHSDGVVANAAGLIGDLCTAFGKDVMKLVELRPLINDLLTEGRRSKTTKTKTLATWATKELRKLKSQA
- the LOC121569639 gene encoding importin subunit beta-1 isoform X1, giving the protein MELITILEKTVSPDRNELEAAQKFLEQAAIENLPAFLVELSKVLANPGNTQVARVAAGLQVKNSLTSKDPDVKTRYQQRWLAIDANARREIKNFVLQTLGTETYRPSSASQCVAGIACAEIPVTQWPELIPQLVANVTDPSSTEHMKESTLEAIGYICQDIDPEQLQDNANQILTAIIQGMRKEEPSNNVKLAATNALLNSLEFTKANFDKETERHFIMQVVCEATQCPDTRVSIVRVAALQNLVKIMSLYYQYMETYMGPALFAITIEAMKSDIDEVALQGIEFWSNVCDEEMDLAIEATEASEQGRPPEHTSKFYAKGALQYLVPILTQTLTKQDENDDDDDWNPCKAAGVCLMLLATCCEDDVVPHVLPFIKEHIKHPDWRYRDASVMAFGSILEGPELNQLKPLVIQAMPTLIELMKDPSVVVRDTTAWTVGRICELLPEAAINEVYLAPLLQCLIEGLGAEPRVASNVCWAFSSLAEAAYEATDAAEDQEEPATYCLSSSFELIVQKLLETTDRPDGHQNNLRSAAYEALMEIVKNSAKDCYPAVQKTTLVIMERLQQVLQMESHIQSTSDRIQFNDLQSLLCATLQNVLRKVQHQDALQISDVVMASLLRMFQNTAGSGGVQEDALMAVSTLVEVLGADFQKYMDAFKPFLGIGLKNYAEYQVCLAAVGLVCDLCRALMSNILPYCDEIMQLLLENLGNENVHRSVKPQILSAFGDIALAIGGEFKKYLEIVLDTLQQASQAQVDKTDYDMVDYLNELREGCLEAYTGIIQGLKGDQENVHPDVMLVQPRVEFILSFIHHIAEDEDHSDGVVANAAGLIGDLCTAFGKDVMKLVELRPLINDLLTEGRRSKTTKTKTLATWATKELRKLKSQA